In Candidatus Hydrogenedentota bacterium, a single genomic region encodes these proteins:
- a CDS encoding YfhO family protein: MTADDTARTTRVTLKEAASQALLLLALLAAAFPGVFFHGEMISPADIAFQQPPWEAYAPEDWQGPSNPLMADVLTLFRPWYTISREAVRAGAWPLWNPYEFAGIPLLANYQSAVLYPPRLLHLFFDIDLATTVYILLKLWLAGMAAYFCARVMGLYRPPAMFCSVGWMFASYNLIWCNWSLPDLSPWLAVLVMAGEFLVQRRYRRGFFAAAFGATLFLLAGHPVTAFTMILGLSVYFIARLALERRRGNAFLAPLGFWAAAWVLAVLVCAALLVPFFEYLGNQYRGEDIAAFGAERGLPLSAAAVFWLPRFFGAAADGNYWGDLDSNRYSMIYPGMAVWLCAATALFAGSGDRRRRAAVIALALAAGLSIALTFEVYPFSLMHALPYFNAIKRSYHICFAVFALPLLGAIGLDAWMRETRPWRALLPPLGIAVLAVLVVAGIWQFNASIIRMRGLTGYLYLQVGLAAGFASAGLLVLAAGTRLRQRAWLGYAMAGVLAVDLLTANRGLNPTIDSGHLMPETALTRFLHEQGLTERVGVAEGGIPGGLMASYGIHEWLGEDGMYPERMIRFLKTMGPDLWDAMEPACAIGCYLKHPEMTDAFPPEALGRLQRLDSLDGIDVYANTAAFPLAYLVPNVRVCPSREAMYAAMMEPGFNPGETALLEAPLATPVDEGARGSAELVSRGFTDVVVRTESDRPALLVLAEAYYPGWTASVNGKPAEIIPVYSVFRGVTVPAGPSEVLFTYFPAAFKMGLACSILFLVAGAIAGLLSLRHAIRTALKTQD; encoded by the coding sequence ATGACGGCAGATGACACCGCCAGAACAACCCGTGTCACGCTGAAGGAGGCGGCCAGCCAGGCGTTGCTCCTTCTTGCGCTTCTCGCAGCGGCCTTCCCGGGGGTATTCTTTCACGGCGAGATGATCTCCCCTGCGGATATCGCTTTTCAACAGCCCCCTTGGGAGGCCTACGCGCCGGAAGATTGGCAGGGACCGAGCAATCCCCTGATGGCCGACGTTCTCACCCTGTTTCGCCCATGGTACACCATCTCGCGTGAAGCCGTCCGAGCAGGCGCGTGGCCGTTGTGGAATCCCTATGAGTTCGCCGGCATCCCTCTGCTGGCCAATTACCAGAGCGCGGTACTCTATCCGCCGCGCCTCTTGCACCTGTTCTTTGACATCGACCTCGCGACAACGGTCTATATCCTCCTGAAACTCTGGCTGGCGGGCATGGCGGCTTATTTCTGCGCACGGGTAATGGGGTTGTACAGGCCGCCGGCTATGTTCTGCTCGGTGGGATGGATGTTCGCCAGCTACAACCTCATCTGGTGCAATTGGAGCCTTCCTGATCTCAGCCCATGGCTGGCCGTGCTGGTCATGGCCGGCGAATTCCTTGTTCAGAGACGTTACCGGCGGGGATTCTTCGCGGCCGCGTTTGGCGCAACTTTGTTCCTCCTTGCTGGGCATCCGGTCACGGCGTTTACGATGATCCTGGGCCTGTCGGTCTACTTTATCGCGCGCCTGGCGCTGGAAAGACGCCGGGGCAACGCATTCCTGGCGCCGTTAGGGTTTTGGGCGGCTGCCTGGGTTCTGGCGGTTCTGGTCTGCGCCGCCCTGCTTGTCCCCTTTTTCGAATACCTGGGCAACCAATACCGCGGCGAGGACATCGCGGCCTTTGGAGCGGAACGGGGACTTCCCTTGAGCGCAGCCGCGGTCTTCTGGCTCCCCCGCTTCTTCGGCGCCGCCGCGGACGGCAATTACTGGGGCGACCTGGACTCAAACCGCTATTCGATGATCTACCCCGGAATGGCCGTATGGTTGTGCGCCGCGACGGCGTTGTTCGCGGGAAGCGGAGACCGCCGGCGCCGGGCCGCCGTGATTGCGCTCGCGTTGGCCGCCGGATTGAGTATTGCGCTGACTTTTGAGGTCTACCCGTTTAGTCTCATGCACGCGCTCCCTTATTTCAATGCTATCAAGCGCAGCTACCACATCTGTTTTGCGGTCTTTGCCCTGCCTCTGCTGGGCGCCATTGGCCTGGACGCCTGGATGCGCGAGACGAGACCCTGGCGTGCGCTGCTTCCGCCCCTGGGCATTGCCGTTCTCGCGGTTCTGGTTGTGGCGGGCATCTGGCAGTTCAACGCCTCCATCATCCGGATGCGGGGGTTAACCGGCTACCTGTACCTTCAGGTTGGGTTGGCAGCCGGTTTCGCCTCGGCTGGCCTGCTTGTTCTCGCTGCCGGGACCCGGCTTCGACAAAGGGCCTGGTTGGGGTACGCCATGGCCGGCGTGCTTGCCGTTGACCTGCTCACGGCGAATCGCGGCCTTAACCCGACTATCGACTCAGGGCATCTTATGCCCGAGACCGCTCTTACGCGGTTTCTTCACGAGCAAGGGCTGACGGAACGCGTCGGCGTGGCCGAGGGAGGTATTCCTGGCGGCCTTATGGCTTCGTACGGGATACACGAATGGCTCGGAGAGGACGGCATGTACCCCGAGCGCATGATCCGCTTCCTGAAAACCATGGGGCCTGACCTATGGGACGCCATGGAGCCGGCTTGCGCAATCGGCTGCTACCTGAAACACCCCGAGATGACCGATGCCTTCCCTCCGGAGGCCCTTGGCCGCCTGCAGCGTCTTGACAGCCTGGACGGCATTGACGTCTACGCCAATACGGCCGCGTTTCCGTTGGCATACCTGGTCCCGAACGTGCGTGTATGCCCAAGCCGCGAGGCTATGTATGCCGCTATGATGGAACCCGGCTTCAACCCGGGCGAAACGGCCCTCCTGGAAGCCCCCTTGGCGACCCCTGTCGACGAAGGCGCCCGAGGGAGTGCCGAACTCGTCAGCCGGGGTTTTACGGACGTCGTGGTGCGCACCGAATCGGACCGGCCAGCTCTTCTGGTGTTGGCCGAGGCGTATTATCCCGGATGGACAGCGTCCGTCAACGGGAAGCCCGCGGAGATTATCCCAGTCTATTCGGTGTTTCGCGGCGTGACCGTCCCGGCCGGGCCGTCCGAGGTGCTTTTCACCTATTTTCCCGCCGCTTTCAAAATGGGGCTGGCCTGCAGCATCCTGTTCCTGGTTGCGGGCGCAATCGCGGGGTTGTTGTCGCTGCGTCACGCCATCCGAACGGCCTTGAAGACGCAAGACTGA
- a CDS encoding LamG domain-containing protein has protein sequence MRAVRSLLVLALFGMAITAWAAPAIYAGPTSSELERVAATELQRLLYAATGNLYPIETLEAVPAGAQGIVLGTPETLPRTAAAWPFGLEEPGADGYVLYSDRADNGLVIVAGKTAGAVQNGAYGLLEKFGFGFYTSQETLPDRFADIPALKLPQFGESVTPAFAVRGALPAYDYLMGCSTWDLEDYKTYIDGLARMRMNMVAFYARDDQPFAAYEFEGELVGGEPLASMASGRWDVEPMPPSEFFAGTGRLFAGETFGASAALVAERRPSIEQAKAVLREAIEYAESRGLQTGLGFEVRGDVLEPAVRDRFEARLRSVLADYPHIDCLWLWQPEGKGVHSGEDPPARSAWASYANRWSGAFQDVTEPRLRAEAVRMVLFAMHGKQLLDALRPDIRLVVSGWGGDAWLRCTDLYPGMDALLPKDIVFSALDNLRVTPNVGSVYDKLSPERQCWPIIWHEFDGDLWMPQPNLYETAGACRDALSKGCEGLIGTHWRTRSVEESMTYTARFAWDPALTVEGFMERRATDLFGPKLGATLAPGLLRLQGLGYRYVGGSGQREGMPFRWSAGEEEKRAELAQTALEIRNALGEDRNILRGALKEITGLVPVPEAAKEIVPALTLGLGDALKEAIIGGTIRADRAARLQAGLSLVASVLAYDHAASVLGPGGEFEKDLIDKDVEAALATLRKSRFADAMHAYSRWTTTKDQLGALASMNGRAWADIRNRLELPPEGLSQLTKTPPDLVIEPRILVLPDRVIVLGLDAEGVNVRVRARPLGASNWEKRELYQMGNQTFSLAFPEEASEWPSFEWGVEVSSKFRTLLTAPESFPAESFSSLHVVSTELPPPPAPPEREVVPADVALEAAPDSYSVKLSWGVRPGEMYTVARDGAVLGVTPDGWYEDTAPLTGKPVRYSVTARNLLTGHTAERFVDERAPEFALPQPPQDIDAVTRNGRVILGWEASAPQTVLYRVTKYDENDSVAGRYDVPAEHGHYLQYADAAAAGEIFTYAIAAVAPDGKEGPPSRRIGVIPVETPIKPLVDLSFEDKSFLAGMAEVAENALALGGTGWAELAPQPEWNPEEQLTLAMWVKMDDLKGMPVLICKGAWQQSGYFLQIFREQLRFYIAGVGTLDAGHPKAGQWQHLAATYGFGEMSVYIDGQLAGRKRVAGRPRPSASALLVGRYGLEDDVYFVRGLMDNIRVYRACLAPEEIRALYEDSKRD, from the coding sequence ATGCGCGCTGTACGTTCGTTATTGGTGTTGGCACTATTCGGAATGGCCATAACGGCTTGGGCGGCGCCGGCAATCTACGCAGGTCCAACGTCTTCCGAGCTCGAACGGGTTGCCGCGACAGAGCTGCAACGGCTGCTTTATGCGGCTACGGGCAATTTGTATCCCATCGAGACCTTGGAAGCCGTGCCGGCCGGCGCGCAGGGGATTGTATTGGGGACGCCGGAAACGCTCCCCAGGACGGCCGCAGCGTGGCCGTTCGGGCTGGAAGAGCCGGGCGCTGACGGCTATGTCCTGTACTCGGACCGGGCTGACAACGGCCTCGTCATCGTAGCCGGTAAGACCGCTGGAGCGGTCCAGAATGGCGCGTACGGGTTGTTGGAGAAGTTCGGGTTCGGTTTCTACACTTCGCAGGAAACGTTGCCAGACAGGTTTGCCGACATTCCCGCTCTCAAACTGCCGCAATTCGGCGAGTCCGTCACCCCCGCGTTTGCGGTCCGCGGAGCCTTGCCGGCTTACGATTATCTGATGGGCTGCTCGACATGGGACCTCGAGGATTACAAGACCTACATCGACGGTCTGGCCCGGATGCGCATGAACATGGTTGCTTTTTACGCGCGTGACGACCAGCCTTTTGCCGCTTACGAATTTGAGGGCGAGCTGGTTGGCGGAGAGCCGCTCGCGAGCATGGCGAGCGGCCGGTGGGACGTCGAGCCGATGCCGCCCAGCGAGTTTTTCGCGGGAACGGGGCGTCTTTTCGCGGGGGAAACGTTTGGCGCGTCCGCGGCGCTGGTCGCCGAGCGCCGGCCATCCATTGAACAGGCCAAAGCCGTATTGCGCGAAGCGATCGAGTACGCCGAGAGCCGCGGCCTTCAAACGGGTTTGGGGTTTGAAGTGAGGGGCGACGTTCTCGAGCCGGCGGTGCGGGACCGTTTTGAAGCCCGTTTACGGTCGGTGCTCGCGGATTATCCCCACATCGATTGCCTGTGGCTCTGGCAGCCGGAAGGCAAAGGGGTGCACTCTGGAGAGGACCCGCCGGCGCGTTCCGCATGGGCATCGTATGCCAATCGGTGGAGCGGCGCGTTCCAGGACGTGACGGAGCCGCGGCTTCGTGCGGAGGCGGTTCGCATGGTGTTGTTCGCCATGCACGGGAAACAGTTGTTGGACGCTCTGCGGCCCGACATCCGTCTGGTCGTGAGCGGCTGGGGCGGCGATGCCTGGCTGCGGTGCACCGACCTGTACCCCGGCATGGACGCCCTTCTCCCGAAAGACATCGTCTTCTCGGCTTTGGATAATCTACGGGTGACCCCGAACGTCGGCAGCGTATACGACAAACTCTCTCCCGAGCGCCAGTGCTGGCCGATCATTTGGCACGAATTCGATGGGGACCTGTGGATGCCCCAGCCCAACCTGTATGAGACCGCCGGCGCTTGCCGTGACGCATTAAGCAAGGGATGTGAAGGCCTTATCGGCACTCATTGGCGCACGCGTTCAGTGGAAGAATCGATGACTTACACCGCCCGCTTTGCATGGGACCCCGCTTTGACCGTGGAAGGCTTCATGGAACGGCGCGCCACGGATCTCTTTGGGCCCAAACTGGGCGCAACCCTGGCGCCGGGCCTGCTGAGGCTGCAGGGCCTGGGATATCGCTACGTCGGCGGTTCGGGACAGCGAGAAGGCATGCCGTTCCGCTGGTCGGCGGGCGAGGAAGAGAAACGCGCGGAATTGGCTCAGACGGCTCTGGAAATCCGCAACGCCCTGGGAGAAGACCGCAACATCCTGCGGGGCGCGCTGAAGGAGATTACCGGCCTTGTGCCCGTTCCCGAAGCAGCGAAAGAAATCGTTCCCGCGTTGACTCTTGGCCTGGGGGACGCGCTCAAGGAAGCAATCATAGGCGGCACGATTCGCGCCGACCGGGCGGCCCGGCTTCAGGCTGGATTATCCCTTGTCGCGTCCGTCCTCGCCTACGACCATGCCGCCAGCGTGTTGGGCCCCGGCGGCGAGTTCGAAAAGGACCTTATTGATAAGGACGTCGAAGCCGCGTTGGCCACCCTCCGAAAGTCGAGATTTGCGGATGCTATGCACGCCTATTCACGGTGGACCACCACCAAGGACCAGCTGGGCGCCCTGGCGTCTATGAACGGCCGCGCGTGGGCAGATATCCGCAACCGTCTCGAACTGCCGCCCGAGGGGCTGTCGCAGCTCACGAAGACGCCCCCGGACTTGGTGATAGAACCCCGAATTCTGGTGCTGCCCGACCGGGTAATCGTGCTTGGCCTTGACGCCGAAGGGGTTAATGTGCGGGTTCGTGCCCGGCCTCTTGGCGCGTCGAATTGGGAGAAGCGCGAACTTTACCAGATGGGCAACCAGACCTTCAGCTTGGCTTTTCCGGAAGAGGCGTCCGAGTGGCCGAGTTTCGAGTGGGGGGTGGAGGTCTCGTCGAAGTTCCGAACCCTTCTGACGGCCCCCGAGTCGTTTCCCGCCGAGTCGTTTTCGTCGCTGCATGTCGTTTCAACGGAGTTGCCGCCGCCCCCTGCTCCGCCGGAACGGGAAGTCGTGCCAGCCGACGTGGCCCTTGAAGCCGCCCCCGATTCTTATAGCGTCAAGCTGAGTTGGGGCGTTCGGCCGGGGGAAATGTATACGGTAGCGCGCGACGGCGCCGTGCTTGGTGTCACGCCGGATGGGTGGTATGAGGACACCGCTCCGCTAACCGGGAAACCCGTTCGTTACAGCGTTACGGCCCGGAATCTCTTGACCGGTCACACTGCCGAGCGTTTTGTGGACGAACGCGCTCCGGAGTTTGCCCTTCCACAACCTCCGCAGGACATTGACGCCGTGACCCGGAATGGCCGGGTCATACTCGGTTGGGAAGCTTCGGCTCCCCAAACCGTGTTATATCGCGTTACGAAGTACGATGAAAACGATAGCGTAGCCGGGCGGTACGATGTCCCCGCGGAACATGGCCACTACCTGCAATACGCTGATGCCGCCGCGGCGGGAGAGATCTTCACCTACGCAATCGCCGCCGTTGCTCCTGACGGCAAGGAGGGGCCTCCCTCACGGCGGATCGGCGTGATTCCCGTCGAAACTCCCATAAAGCCCCTTGTCGACCTCTCGTTCGAAGACAAATCGTTTCTCGCTGGGATGGCCGAGGTAGCCGAGAATGCCCTTGCGCTCGGCGGTACCGGCTGGGCGGAACTCGCGCCTCAACCCGAATGGAACCCCGAAGAACAATTGACGCTGGCCATGTGGGTCAAAATGGATGACTTGAAGGGCATGCCGGTCCTCATCTGCAAAGGCGCGTGGCAGCAATCGGGTTACTTCCTGCAGATCTTCCGCGAACAGCTGCGTTTCTACATTGCCGGCGTAGGCACCCTCGATGCGGGACATCCCAAGGCGGGTCAATGGCAGCATCTGGCCGCCACGTACGGATTTGGCGAGATGAGTGTCTACATCGACGGGCAACTGGCGGGCAGGAAGCGCGTCGCGGGCCGGCCACGGCCAAGCGCCAGTGCGTTGCTGGTCGGACGCTACGGACTGGAAGACGACGTCTATTTTGTTCGGGGCTTGATGGATAATATCCGTGTTTACAGGGCCTGCCTCGCCCCGGAAGAGATCAGGGCCTTGTACGAGGACTCCAAACGCGATTGA
- a CDS encoding site-specific integrase has product MKIKLPTLYHHKPSGQGRITYQGQNVYFGNWHDPETEKRYKRWCAELLVDDGLPVQDAEAVTINVLAAHYLTYCSQYYGPDSAECGNVKRAVQTVLELYGATPANEFTPKNLKAVRAMLLEQTKPKPLSRSTINKYTRLARRMFKWGASEGIIEYNVYAALGTVEGLRKGRTKARETRTIEPVPEQDLQSVLKIAPRILRDMITLQSLSGMRPGEICGLRRRNIDTSREVWTVEITDHKMAHLEDARPRFAAIGPRGQKILKRYLLRPDSAYLFNPREAIKQKAEQAPTHRRRGQKITPRKTGRKVQDHYTTSSYRKAITRLCQEAKIKPWGPNSLRKYAATKVREKYGLDAAQAVLGHSSADTSEIYAKVNQAKVIEIAKELG; this is encoded by the coding sequence GTGAAAATCAAGCTACCTACGCTTTATCACCACAAGCCGAGCGGCCAGGGCCGCATCACCTACCAAGGCCAGAACGTCTACTTCGGCAACTGGCACGACCCCGAGACCGAGAAACGCTACAAGCGATGGTGCGCCGAGCTCCTCGTTGATGACGGCTTGCCCGTCCAGGATGCGGAGGCCGTCACCATAAACGTCCTGGCGGCGCACTACCTGACGTACTGCTCGCAATACTACGGGCCTGATAGCGCTGAATGCGGCAACGTCAAGCGCGCCGTTCAGACGGTCCTTGAGCTGTACGGCGCCACACCCGCCAACGAATTCACCCCAAAGAATCTCAAGGCCGTTCGTGCCATGCTGCTCGAGCAGACCAAGCCTAAGCCGCTATCGCGTTCAACGATCAACAAGTACACACGGCTTGCCCGGCGCATGTTCAAGTGGGGCGCATCCGAAGGCATCATAGAGTACAACGTCTATGCTGCTCTTGGCACCGTTGAAGGCCTGCGCAAGGGCCGCACGAAGGCGCGCGAGACCAGGACTATCGAGCCTGTCCCAGAGCAGGACTTGCAGTCTGTACTGAAGATCGCCCCCCGCATCCTCAGGGACATGATCACGCTTCAATCCTTGAGCGGCATGAGGCCGGGCGAGATCTGCGGATTGCGCCGGCGCAACATAGACACCTCGCGCGAGGTGTGGACCGTCGAAATCACCGATCACAAGATGGCGCACCTCGAGGATGCGCGGCCGCGCTTTGCGGCCATCGGACCCCGCGGACAGAAGATACTGAAACGATACTTATTGCGTCCTGATAGCGCGTATTTGTTCAATCCCAGGGAGGCCATCAAGCAGAAGGCGGAGCAGGCGCCTACACATAGGCGGCGCGGCCAGAAGATTACACCGCGCAAGACGGGGCGCAAGGTGCAGGACCACTACACCACCTCGAGCTATCGCAAGGCGATCACGCGGCTGTGCCAGGAGGCCAAAATCAAGCCGTGGGGGCCAAACAGCCTTCGCAAGTATGCCGCTACCAAGGTACGCGAGAAATACGGCCTTGACGCCGCACAGGCGGTCTTGGGGCACTCGAGCGCGGATACCTCGGAGATATACGCGAAAGTGAACCAGGCGAAGGTAATAGAGATTGCTAAGGAGCTGGGCTAA